Proteins encoded in a region of the Acipenser ruthenus chromosome 43, fAciRut3.2 maternal haplotype, whole genome shotgun sequence genome:
- the LOC117967781 gene encoding transmembrane protein 179B-like isoform X1: protein MAQLLVVAELVVHAACFFCGIITASSVKITEVEFGGRCMLYGSVGYNATSEEFSVSSSSNASLCLFVSIISGLISIYCFFVVLYCIYASCVGGVQRGSVGVTLSLALAASFLFFLLISGCILNIGLNSLCQSITTAKDLKSCQDAQSKNWSEPYKAYQFYTSLHNAEVSAWVNFFLWVVTLILLIVQRKRGAQYTQLSGAGDFERSTATQLSGAGDFERSTATQLSGAGDFERSIGVTDLIIPRLPRPRRWRRGGRGRRWRRWRR, encoded by the exons ATGGCGCAGCTTCTGGTGGTTGCGGAACTGGTGGTGCACGCTGCGTGTTTTTTCTGCGGGATTATCACCGCGTCTTCGGTAAAGATAACGGAG GTGGAGTTCGGCGGGCGCTGCATGCTGTACGGGAGCGTCGGCTACAACGCGACTTCCGAGGAGTTCTCCGTTTCCTCTTCCAGCAACGCCTCTCTCTGCCTCTTCGTGTCTATCATCTCCGGCCTGATCTCCATCTACTGCTTCTTTGTGGTGCTGTACTGTATCTACGCCAGCTGTGTCGGTGGAGTCCAACG gGGCTCAGTGGGGGTGACATTGTCTCTGGCCCTCGCTGCCAGTTTCCTGTTTTTCCTGCTTATCTCCGGCTGCATCCTGAATATCGGACTAAACAGTCTCTGTCAATCCATCACTACGGCCAAGGATTTAAAAAG CTGTCAGGATGCTCAGTCGAAGAACTGGAGCGAACCTTACAAAGCATATCAGTTCTACACCAGCCTCCACAACGCAGAG GTCTCTGCCTGGGTGAATTTCTTCTTGTGGGTCGTGACTCTGATTCTGCTGATCGTCCAGAGAAAGCGAGGGGCGCAGTACACACAACTGAGTGGCGCTGGAGATTTCGAGAGGAGCACCGCCACACAACTGAGTGGCGCTGGAGATTTCGAGAGGAGCACCGCCACACAACTGAGTGGCGCTGGAGATTTCGAGAGGAGCATCGGTGTGACTGACCTCATCATCCCCAGGCTCCCGAGGCCCCGGAgatggaggagaggggggagagggaggagatgGAGGAGATGGAGGAGATGA
- the LOC117967781 gene encoding transmembrane protein 179B-like isoform X2: MLYGSVGYNATSEEFSVSSSSNASLCLFVSIISGLISIYCFFVVLYCIYASCVGGVQRGSVGVTLSLALAASFLFFLLISGCILNIGLNSLCQSITTAKDLKSCQDAQSKNWSEPYKAYQFYTSLHNAEVSAWVNFFLWVVTLILLIVQRKRGAQYTQLSGAGDFERSTATQLSGAGDFERSTATQLSGAGDFERSIGVTDLIIPRLPRPRRWRRGGRGRRWRRWRR; this comes from the exons ATGCTGTACGGGAGCGTCGGCTACAACGCGACTTCCGAGGAGTTCTCCGTTTCCTCTTCCAGCAACGCCTCTCTCTGCCTCTTCGTGTCTATCATCTCCGGCCTGATCTCCATCTACTGCTTCTTTGTGGTGCTGTACTGTATCTACGCCAGCTGTGTCGGTGGAGTCCAACG gGGCTCAGTGGGGGTGACATTGTCTCTGGCCCTCGCTGCCAGTTTCCTGTTTTTCCTGCTTATCTCCGGCTGCATCCTGAATATCGGACTAAACAGTCTCTGTCAATCCATCACTACGGCCAAGGATTTAAAAAG CTGTCAGGATGCTCAGTCGAAGAACTGGAGCGAACCTTACAAAGCATATCAGTTCTACACCAGCCTCCACAACGCAGAG GTCTCTGCCTGGGTGAATTTCTTCTTGTGGGTCGTGACTCTGATTCTGCTGATCGTCCAGAGAAAGCGAGGGGCGCAGTACACACAACTGAGTGGCGCTGGAGATTTCGAGAGGAGCACCGCCACACAACTGAGTGGCGCTGGAGATTTCGAGAGGAGCACCGCCACACAACTGAGTGGCGCTGGAGATTTCGAGAGGAGCATCGGTGTGACTGACCTCATCATCCCCAGGCTCCCGAGGCCCCGGAgatggaggagaggggggagagggaggagatgGAGGAGATGGAGGAGATGA
- the LOC117398653 gene encoding uncharacterized protein LOC117398653 isoform X1: MENGSARATMTEFWQEHSEQATVEEMMLDSNARIISREEVPEILATLPALGGLRVLELGAGIGRYTQHLVKVASQVTAVDFMQKFLDKNKEDNGHHGNAEFIQADATQLDFPENSFDLVFSNWLFMYLSDTELLSLAGRMLDWLSPGGYLFFRESCFHQSGDNNRSFNPTLYRSPSQYNHLLTSVVRDDPASGASQGSGFEIVMNKSVQTYIKMKKNQNQLCWLLQKVRRNCSANQGFATFQQFLDSQQYSRRGILRYEKIFGRGFISTGGARTTEEFVDMLALLPGQRVLDVGCGIGGGDFYMARKFGASVLGIDLSSNMVEIAMERSVEENLPSVQFEVGDATRRLFPECSFDVVYSRDTILHIADKLALFKQFYSWLKPGGKLLISDYCCGEKPWTPAFQDYVKQRGYILYTPPQYGRFLEEAGFGRVRAEDRTAQFVEVIKEELRRAETLREEFIQEFSEEDYSYIVQGWMEKLQRCEQGDQRWGLFYAERLRD, translated from the exons GTTCCGCCCGCGCCACTATGACCGAGTTCTGGCAGGAGCACTCTGAGCAGGCCACGGTGGAGGAGATGATGCTCGACTCCAACGCCAGGATCATCTCCAGAGAGGAGGTGCCGGAGATCCTCGCCACCCTGCCTGCCCTGGGGGGGCTCCGAGTGCTGGAGCTGGGGGCTGGCATCGG GCGCTACACTCAGCACCTGGTGAAGGTGGCCAGTCAGGTGACAGCAGTGGATTTCATGCAGAAATTCCTGGACAAGAACAAAGAGGACAACGGTCACCATGGAAACGCGGAGTTCATCCAAGCAGACGCCACGCAGCTGGACTTCCCCGAGAACAG CTTCGACCTGGTCTTCTCAAACTGGCTCTTCATGTACCTGAGCGACACGGAGCTGCTCTCGCTCGCTGGCCGCATGCTGGACTGGCTGAGTCCCGGAGGGTACCTCTTCTTCAGGGAGTCCTGCTTCCACCAGTCAG GAGACAACAACAGGAGCTTCAACCCCACCCTGTACCGCAGCCCCTCCCAGTACAACCACCTCCTGACCTCCGTGGTGCGAGACGACCCTGCCAGCGGCGCCTCCCAGGGCAGCGGGTTCGAGATCGTCATGAACAAGTCTGTGCAGACCTACATCAAG ATGAAGAAGAATCAGAACCAGTTGTGCTGGCTGCTGCAGAAGGTGAGACGGAACTGCTCGGCTAACCAGGGCTTCGCTACGTTCCAGCAGTTCCTGGACAGCCAGCAATACTCGCGCCGCGGAATCCTGCGCTACGAGAAGATCTTCGGCCGCGGCTTCATCAGCACGGGGGGAGCCCGGACCACCGAG GAGTTTGTGGACATGCTGGCGTTGCTTCCTGGACAGAGAGTGCTGGACGTGGGCTGTGGGATTGGAGGAGGAGACTTTTACATGGCCAGG AAATTTGGTGCGTCGGTCCTGGGCATAGATCTCTCCTCCAACATGGTGGAGATTGCCATGGAGAGAAGCGTTGAGGAGAACCTGCCTTCG GTACAGTTTGAAGTTGGAGACGCCACAAGGAGGCTCTTCCCAGAATGCTCTTTCGACGTGGTTTATAGCCGAGACACCATCCTGCACATCGCTGACAAGCTGGCTCTTTTCAAGCAATTTTAT TCGTGGTTGAAGCCCGGAGGGAAGCTGCTGATCAGTGATTACTGCTGCGGAGAGAAGCCCTGGACTCCTGCCTTCCAGGACTATGTGAAGCAGAGGGGCTACATCCTCTACACCCCCCCCCAGTACGGCAGG TTCCTGGAGGAGGCGGGGTTTGGGCGTGTCCGGGCGGAGGATAGGACCGCCCAGTTTGTCGAGGTCATCAAGGAGGAGCTGCGGAGAGCAGAGACACTGCGAGAGGAGTTCATTCAG GAGTTCTCTGAAGAGGATTACAGCTACATTGTGCAGGGCTGGATGGAGAAGCTGCAACGCTGTGAGCAGGGGGACCAGAGATGGGGGCTGTTCTACGCTGAGCGACTCCGAGactga
- the LOC117398653 gene encoding uncharacterized protein LOC117398653 isoform X2, with translation MTEFWQEHSEQATVEEMMLDSNARIISREEVPEILATLPALGGLRVLELGAGIGRYTQHLVKVASQVTAVDFMQKFLDKNKEDNGHHGNAEFIQADATQLDFPENSFDLVFSNWLFMYLSDTELLSLAGRMLDWLSPGGYLFFRESCFHQSGDNNRSFNPTLYRSPSQYNHLLTSVVRDDPASGASQGSGFEIVMNKSVQTYIKMKKNQNQLCWLLQKVRRNCSANQGFATFQQFLDSQQYSRRGILRYEKIFGRGFISTGGARTTEEFVDMLALLPGQRVLDVGCGIGGGDFYMARKFGASVLGIDLSSNMVEIAMERSVEENLPSVQFEVGDATRRLFPECSFDVVYSRDTILHIADKLALFKQFYSWLKPGGKLLISDYCCGEKPWTPAFQDYVKQRGYILYTPPQYGRFLEEAGFGRVRAEDRTAQFVEVIKEELRRAETLREEFIQEFSEEDYSYIVQGWMEKLQRCEQGDQRWGLFYAERLRD, from the exons ATGACCGAGTTCTGGCAGGAGCACTCTGAGCAGGCCACGGTGGAGGAGATGATGCTCGACTCCAACGCCAGGATCATCTCCAGAGAGGAGGTGCCGGAGATCCTCGCCACCCTGCCTGCCCTGGGGGGGCTCCGAGTGCTGGAGCTGGGGGCTGGCATCGG GCGCTACACTCAGCACCTGGTGAAGGTGGCCAGTCAGGTGACAGCAGTGGATTTCATGCAGAAATTCCTGGACAAGAACAAAGAGGACAACGGTCACCATGGAAACGCGGAGTTCATCCAAGCAGACGCCACGCAGCTGGACTTCCCCGAGAACAG CTTCGACCTGGTCTTCTCAAACTGGCTCTTCATGTACCTGAGCGACACGGAGCTGCTCTCGCTCGCTGGCCGCATGCTGGACTGGCTGAGTCCCGGAGGGTACCTCTTCTTCAGGGAGTCCTGCTTCCACCAGTCAG GAGACAACAACAGGAGCTTCAACCCCACCCTGTACCGCAGCCCCTCCCAGTACAACCACCTCCTGACCTCCGTGGTGCGAGACGACCCTGCCAGCGGCGCCTCCCAGGGCAGCGGGTTCGAGATCGTCATGAACAAGTCTGTGCAGACCTACATCAAG ATGAAGAAGAATCAGAACCAGTTGTGCTGGCTGCTGCAGAAGGTGAGACGGAACTGCTCGGCTAACCAGGGCTTCGCTACGTTCCAGCAGTTCCTGGACAGCCAGCAATACTCGCGCCGCGGAATCCTGCGCTACGAGAAGATCTTCGGCCGCGGCTTCATCAGCACGGGGGGAGCCCGGACCACCGAG GAGTTTGTGGACATGCTGGCGTTGCTTCCTGGACAGAGAGTGCTGGACGTGGGCTGTGGGATTGGAGGAGGAGACTTTTACATGGCCAGG AAATTTGGTGCGTCGGTCCTGGGCATAGATCTCTCCTCCAACATGGTGGAGATTGCCATGGAGAGAAGCGTTGAGGAGAACCTGCCTTCG GTACAGTTTGAAGTTGGAGACGCCACAAGGAGGCTCTTCCCAGAATGCTCTTTCGACGTGGTTTATAGCCGAGACACCATCCTGCACATCGCTGACAAGCTGGCTCTTTTCAAGCAATTTTAT TCGTGGTTGAAGCCCGGAGGGAAGCTGCTGATCAGTGATTACTGCTGCGGAGAGAAGCCCTGGACTCCTGCCTTCCAGGACTATGTGAAGCAGAGGGGCTACATCCTCTACACCCCCCCCCAGTACGGCAGG TTCCTGGAGGAGGCGGGGTTTGGGCGTGTCCGGGCGGAGGATAGGACCGCCCAGTTTGTCGAGGTCATCAAGGAGGAGCTGCGGAGAGCAGAGACACTGCGAGAGGAGTTCATTCAG GAGTTCTCTGAAGAGGATTACAGCTACATTGTGCAGGGCTGGATGGAGAAGCTGCAACGCTGTGAGCAGGGGGACCAGAGATGGGGGCTGTTCTACGCTGAGCGACTCCGAGactga